One bacterium DNA window includes the following coding sequences:
- a CDS encoding succinate dehydrogenase has protein sequence MPVDIVHREEETQPSSLTDRRDRWWIEPTLVVIALVLFVCYSTFRAFENNFFETRDLIEKGFSNIAPFYISPFYSPYIPWKLPIGSYTLSPALYILVFPLSFRLTCYYCRKSYYRSFFMDPPACSVQEPVARKNYKGEREFPFIMQNLHRFALYAAIIIIIFLVKDLYEAFFYKDAAGVTHFGMGVGTLLFLIDVVLVSAYTFSCHSLRHLIGGAVNCFSCSSAAKTRYLLWRIVSKLNERHALWFWTSLLTVASSDLYVRFVSAGIIRDFRFF, from the coding sequence ATGCCGGTTGATATCGTTCATCGAGAGGAAGAGACACAACCAAGCTCCCTCACTGATAGGCGCGACCGTTGGTGGATTGAACCAACGCTGGTTGTAATCGCCCTCGTCCTTTTTGTCTGCTACTCAACTTTTCGGGCCTTCGAGAACAATTTCTTCGAGACGCGCGATTTGATTGAAAAGGGCTTCAGCAACATAGCGCCGTTCTATATTTCGCCTTTTTATTCACCCTATATTCCATGGAAGCTGCCAATCGGAAGCTACACCCTCTCCCCGGCGCTTTATATTCTTGTCTTCCCATTGAGCTTTCGCCTGACATGCTACTATTGCCGTAAATCTTACTATCGGTCTTTCTTCATGGACCCACCCGCATGCTCGGTTCAGGAACCGGTTGCTCGAAAGAATTATAAAGGCGAACGAGAATTTCCGTTTATCATGCAAAACCTACACCGTTTTGCACTCTATGCCGCGATTATCATCATTATCTTTTTAGTCAAAGACTTGTATGAAGCCTTTTTCTATAAAGATGCCGCGGGTGTGACCCATTTTGGGATGGGCGTGGGGACGCTTTTATTCCTGATTGATGTGGTGCTGGTCAGCGCTTATACGTTTTCATGTCATTCCCTTCGGCATCTGATCGGCGGTGCGGTGAACTGTTTCTCATGTTCGAGCGCCGCAAAAACCCGATACCTGCTGTGGAGGATCGTCAGCAAACTCAACGAGCGACATGCTCTTTGGTTCTGGACGAGTTTGCTCACAGTGGCATCATCTGATTTATACGTTCGATTTGTGTCGGCGGGCATTATCCGCGATTTCCGGTTCTTCTAA
- a CDS encoding fumarate reductase/succinate dehydrogenase flavoprotein subunit yields the protein MVDYKTFEYDMLIIGAGGAGLRAAIAGLESGAKVGVVCKSLLGKAHTVMAEGGAAAAIDDMHDGDNPDVHFVDTMRGGDFLNNWRTVDIFVKEAPDRIYELERYGALFDRTPEGLISQRPFGGHRYRRLCHVGDRTGLEIIRTLQEKAVSLGLNVHMECTLTKLLKDGDRVVGAFGYDRVSGDFLLFKAKAVVIATGGWGRMYKVTSNSWESTSDGVMLAFDAGAELMDMEMVQFHPTGMVWPPGMRGILVTEGVRGEGGILRNSKGERFMFNPEYMPPEAKGMYAETPEEADRWVHDNKNNRRPTDLMKRDVVARAIYKEVRAGRGTEHGAVYLDVTHRGADYIKSKLPSMYEQFHALGDVDITKEPMEVYPTPHYVMGGVRVEPEECSSTVKGLFAAGEVSAGLHGANRLGGNSLSDILVFGKRSGEGAAKFSKTVDFGAIDASVIEEEAKLLLRPLENNGLENPYTITSELQDAMQVGAMIEKRADGLEACLVKIKELQARAQNIGVEGDRGYNPGWQTARDIQFALKTSEIIVLCALMRQESRGAQWRSDFPDKDPEWGKKNLIAKKVDSALEITTRPVQEMPEHLAKLFEEG from the coding sequence ATGGTAGATTACAAAACATTTGAATACGATATGCTGATTATAGGCGCCGGGGGCGCAGGACTGAGAGCGGCGATTGCCGGTCTCGAATCCGGCGCCAAAGTCGGCGTTGTGTGCAAGTCCCTTCTAGGGAAAGCTCATACGGTCATGGCTGAAGGCGGAGCTGCGGCTGCTATCGACGATATGCATGATGGCGACAACCCTGATGTCCATTTCGTAGACACCATGAGAGGTGGTGATTTCCTCAACAACTGGCGAACGGTCGATATCTTCGTAAAAGAAGCCCCCGATCGCATCTACGAATTGGAGCGATATGGAGCGCTTTTCGATCGCACACCTGAAGGTTTAATTTCACAACGACCCTTTGGGGGACATCGTTATCGGCGCTTATGCCACGTCGGCGATAGGACAGGGCTGGAAATAATCAGAACGCTCCAAGAAAAGGCTGTCAGCCTGGGTTTAAATGTCCACATGGAGTGCACCCTTACCAAGCTTCTCAAAGATGGCGACCGAGTTGTGGGGGCATTTGGATACGACAGGGTTAGCGGCGATTTCCTGTTGTTTAAAGCTAAAGCAGTTGTTATTGCTACCGGTGGTTGGGGGCGCATGTATAAAGTGACCTCCAACTCATGGGAGAGCACCAGTGACGGGGTGATGCTCGCTTTTGATGCCGGCGCTGAACTAATGGACATGGAAATGGTGCAATTCCATCCCACCGGAATGGTTTGGCCTCCAGGAATGCGTGGAATTCTCGTTACCGAGGGAGTTCGAGGGGAAGGCGGCATTCTGCGCAACAGTAAGGGTGAACGCTTCATGTTCAATCCGGAGTATATGCCGCCGGAAGCGAAAGGCATGTATGCTGAAACCCCCGAAGAGGCCGACCGATGGGTTCATGACAATAAAAATAACCGACGTCCGACTGATTTGATGAAACGTGATGTTGTCGCTAGAGCTATCTATAAGGAAGTCAGAGCCGGTAGAGGGACGGAGCACGGAGCTGTCTACCTCGATGTCACTCATCGCGGCGCAGACTATATCAAGAGCAAGCTCCCGAGCATGTATGAACAATTCCATGCCCTCGGAGATGTGGACATAACCAAAGAGCCGATGGAGGTTTACCCGACGCCCCATTATGTGATGGGTGGAGTCAGGGTCGAGCCTGAGGAATGCTCAAGCACAGTTAAGGGACTTTTTGCTGCCGGTGAGGTTTCTGCCGGTCTACATGGAGCAAATCGTTTGGGTGGCAATTCCCTATCAGATATTTTGGTTTTTGGCAAACGCTCAGGCGAAGGCGCTGCAAAGTTTTCAAAAACGGTGGACTTTGGGGCAATCGATGCCTCAGTTATTGAAGAGGAAGCAAAATTACTATTGCGGCCGCTCGAAAACAACGGATTGGAAAACCCTTATACGATTACAAGCGAACTGCAAGATGCCATGCAGGTAGGCGCGATGATCGAAAAAAGAGCCGATGGGCTAGAAGCTTGCTTAGTGAAGATAAAAGAACTCCAAGCTAGGGCTCAGAATATCGGCGTTGAAGGAGATCGCGGTTACAATCCAGGCTGGCAAACCGCGCGTGATATTCAATTCGCTTTGAAGACATCCGAAATCATCGTGCTCTGCGCATTAATGCGTCAGGAAAGCCGAGGCGCCCAGTGGCGAAGCGATTTCCCCGATAAAGACCCTGAATGGGGCAAAAAGAACTTAATCGCCAAGAAAGTAGACAGCGCATTAGAAATCACAACTCGCCCAGTCCAAGAAATGCCGGAACATCTGGCAAAGCTGTTTGAAGAAGGATAA